From the Thermovirga lienii DSM 17291 genome, one window contains:
- a CDS encoding diguanylate cyclase (PFAM: GGDEF domain~TIGRFAM: diguanylate cyclase (GGDEF) domain~COGs: COG2199 FOG: GGDEF domain~InterPro IPR000160~KEGG: mgm:Mmc1_3430 diguanylate cyclase~PFAM: GGDEF domain containing protein~SMART: GGDEF domain containing protein~SPTR: Diguanylate cyclase;~TIGRFAM: diguanylate cyclase), with the protein MTTTVQAEAVQFKDRKTFRALSNCLVLAAWFGAMYFADYAFGFPKAKALDASLALIYLAASPLVTLKLSDTWKKIFGFVVIANLILMSSIPLFYIQLGLTVHVALLRHVVSLLFCILLGPYFLQPKGLSFFFVLFYNALCFYIPLMKHGELDMNLAYIVIVYSFTLLFSYFFMDILRLHVTQISLLIKAQREAQRKAIEDPVTGVYNRNYLDNLIKALVESDAEKVVLFISLDEHDKIVENHGYIVADAYIKKVAKMMEEKIRSKDVLARYGGVEFMVILDHSSINLGKTVAKRILEGLKAIMPEYSKASVGITKIIPGITYQAVMVNADTALFRAKNSVFEEISIVDPENPSFDPIHIEGILEEKDQDITLKEPQKEVDG; encoded by the coding sequence ATGACTACAACTGTCCAAGCGGAAGCCGTACAATTCAAAGATAGAAAGACTTTCAGGGCGCTCAGCAATTGCCTGGTACTGGCGGCATGGTTCGGGGCGATGTACTTTGCGGACTACGCCTTTGGATTCCCAAAGGCAAAGGCTCTCGATGCATCATTGGCCTTGATCTATCTTGCTGCCTCCCCCCTTGTGACGCTGAAGCTTTCGGACACCTGGAAAAAGATCTTCGGATTCGTCGTTATCGCAAACCTCATACTTATGTCCTCCATCCCTTTATTCTACATTCAACTTGGACTCACAGTCCACGTGGCCCTTTTAAGACACGTAGTATCCCTTTTGTTCTGCATTCTCCTCGGCCCGTACTTCCTGCAGCCCAAGGGACTGTCCTTTTTCTTCGTATTGTTCTACAACGCCCTGTGTTTCTACATACCCCTCATGAAGCATGGGGAACTGGACATGAATTTGGCTTATATAGTCATAGTTTATTCCTTTACTCTACTTTTCTCTTATTTTTTCATGGACATATTGAGGCTACACGTGACCCAAATATCTCTTCTCATAAAGGCCCAAAGGGAAGCACAGAGAAAAGCCATAGAGGACCCTGTAACGGGAGTCTACAACAGAAACTATCTGGATAACTTAATAAAGGCACTGGTGGAGAGCGATGCTGAGAAGGTGGTGCTTTTTATCTCCCTGGACGAACACGATAAAATTGTGGAAAACCACGGGTACATAGTAGCAGACGCTTACATAAAGAAGGTCGCCAAGATGATGGAGGAAAAAATACGATCAAAGGACGTGTTGGCCCGGTACGGCGGCGTGGAGTTTATGGTTATATTGGATCACTCCAGTATAAACCTAGGTAAGACCGTTGCAAAAAGGATCCTGGAAGGCTTAAAAGCAATTATGCCCGAGTACTCGAAAGCCTCGGTGGGTATAACCAAGATTATTCCGGGGATAACATACCAGGCAGTAATGGTAAACGCAGACACGGCCCTGTTCAGGGCGAAAAATTCTGTCTTCGAGGAGATCTCCATTGTAGATCCGGAAAATCCCTCTTTTGACCCTATCCATATAGAGGGCATATTAGAAGAGAAAGATCAAGACATTACGCTAAAAGAACCCCAAAAGGAGGTAGATGGATAA
- a CDS encoding polynucleotide adenylyltransferase/metal dependent phosphohydrolase (PFAM: HD domain; Poly A polymerase head domain~COGs: COG0617 tRNA nucleotidyltransferase/poly(A) polymerase~InterPro IPR002646: IPR006674: IPR006675~KEGG: dae:Dtox_0608 polynucleotide adenylyltransferase/metal dependent phosphohydrolase~PFAM: Polynucleotide adenylyltransferase region; metal-dependent phosphohydrolase HD sub domain~SPTR: Poly A polymerase;~TIGRFAM: metal dependent phophohydrolase), with the protein MKEPWENALYIIETLEEKGYQAFIVGGAVRDLLLCKDPLDIDVATSASLKEVASTFPQAKIIGKGTLQCATMSLDNVTLDVVSFADSTLEEDLKRRDFTVNAMAMDKNGKIIDPWGGQNDLCTRQVKFTESPRMRITEDPARIVRAARLVASLPGFTLAEDTKNMCIIHRELLGIVPAERIGKEVLKALSAKTSLFIKILDDLGALKSAIAPLYNLKSISQDPIKHPEGDAFVHSLLCLKHMEDLTHDPLMKAAALFHDIGKALGSSGHEKKGAKMARELFKTWAWPQKLANEVCSLIEWHDLPFTLPETKTVAKLILERGTKWIDKLFLLGYADTLAGSGDLPRYTRNRSETIRFIFNLRHGVPLRGKDLIELFPSLDEKKIGEILGDLAGKIASEGLKNRKDLLRWIEDRYHHQGKGC; encoded by the coding sequence ATGAAAGAGCCCTGGGAAAACGCCTTATATATCATCGAAACGTTGGAAGAAAAGGGATACCAGGCCTTCATAGTAGGAGGAGCAGTAAGGGATCTTTTGCTCTGCAAGGACCCTCTCGATATAGATGTGGCTACCTCAGCCAGCCTGAAAGAGGTTGCGTCCACTTTCCCCCAAGCCAAAATAATAGGCAAAGGAACGTTGCAGTGCGCCACCATGTCCTTGGATAACGTTACTCTGGACGTGGTCTCCTTCGCAGACAGCACATTGGAGGAAGACCTCAAAAGAAGGGACTTCACCGTAAATGCTATGGCCATGGACAAAAACGGCAAGATCATTGACCCATGGGGAGGTCAAAACGACCTGTGCACAAGGCAGGTAAAGTTTACTGAATCCCCCAGGATGCGAATCACCGAAGACCCAGCAAGGATAGTTCGAGCTGCCCGCTTGGTCGCGTCCCTTCCCGGATTTACCTTGGCGGAAGATACGAAGAATATGTGCATCATCCATAGAGAGCTTTTGGGGATAGTGCCCGCTGAACGGATAGGCAAAGAGGTTCTAAAGGCTTTAAGCGCTAAGACGTCCCTATTTATCAAAATTTTGGACGATCTTGGCGCACTGAAGAGCGCCATAGCCCCCCTGTACAACCTTAAAAGTATAAGCCAGGACCCCATTAAACACCCCGAAGGAGACGCTTTCGTTCATTCGTTGCTCTGCCTCAAACACATGGAGGATTTGACCCATGACCCTCTCATGAAGGCTGCAGCATTGTTCCATGACATCGGTAAAGCATTAGGCTCGTCGGGACATGAAAAAAAGGGGGCAAAAATGGCCAGAGAGCTTTTCAAAACCTGGGCATGGCCGCAAAAGCTGGCAAATGAAGTTTGTTCTCTCATAGAGTGGCATGACCTACCTTTTACGCTACCTGAAACGAAGACGGTTGCAAAGCTCATCTTGGAAAGAGGCACAAAGTGGATCGACAAACTTTTCCTGTTGGGATACGCAGATACCCTGGCAGGATCTGGTGATCTACCCAGATACACGAGAAACAGGTCAGAAACGATAAGGTTTATCTTTAACTTAAGGCACGGAGTACCTTTGAGAGGCAAAGACCTCATTGAACTTTTTCCTTCGTTGGATGAGAAAAAGATAGGGGAAATCCTTGGTGATTTGGCCGGGAAGATAGCATCAGAAGGCCTAAAAAACAGAAAGGATTTACTCCGTTGGATCGAAGATAGATATCATCATCAAGGCAAAGGTTGTTAG
- a CDS encoding 4Fe-4S ferredoxin iron-sulfur binding domain protein (PFAM: 4Fe-4S binding domain~InterPro IPR017896: IPR017900: IPR001080~KEGG: tai:Taci_0375 4Fe-4S ferredoxin iron-sulfur binding domain protein~SPTR: 4Fe-4S ferredoxin iron-sulfur binding domain protein) has protein sequence MAKAVVDKDTCVGCEACVGTCPVAAISMVDGKAEVNPDTCVECGACVAVCPVSAISQ, from the coding sequence ATGGCAAAAGCAGTTGTAGACAAGGACACATGTGTAGGTTGCGAGGCTTGCGTGGGGACCTGCCCTGTAGCAGCTATCAGCATGGTTGACGGCAAGGCAGAGGTTAATCCGGACACTTGCGTAGAGTGCGGCGCCTGCGTTGCAGTCTGCCCGGTAAGCGCTATTTCTCAGTAG
- a CDS encoding Calcium/calmodulin dependent protein kinase II association-domain protein (PFAM: Calcium/calmodulin dependent protein kinase II Association~InterPro IPR013543~KEGG: ttj:TTHA1247 hypothetical protein~PFAM: Calcium/calmodulin dependent protein kinase II association-domain protein~SPTR: Calcium/calmodulin dependent protein kinase II association-domain protein), producing the protein MNMERTGKEDFILQLVEKQLDSIWQGDGKAYAETVAEDCSFFEWYISPVRIDGLDFHLRELKIHKKVLEGPADPFEEKEHVFEHEILQPRVQFYGKTAIATFTLMIRAVLPEGVVHKSHNETRVFYNFGSDEKPQWKLVHCHKSPVATKGSLEVLRG; encoded by the coding sequence GTGAACATGGAGAGGACTGGCAAAGAAGATTTTATACTCCAGCTAGTGGAGAAGCAGCTGGACAGCATATGGCAGGGTGACGGCAAGGCGTATGCGGAGACGGTGGCGGAGGACTGCTCTTTTTTTGAATGGTACATAAGTCCTGTGAGGATAGATGGTCTTGATTTTCACCTTAGGGAGCTCAAGATCCACAAAAAAGTCCTGGAAGGGCCGGCGGATCCTTTTGAGGAGAAGGAACACGTCTTTGAACACGAAATTCTTCAGCCGCGAGTTCAGTTCTACGGCAAGACTGCAATAGCGACCTTCACCCTCATGATAAGGGCGGTTTTGCCCGAGGGAGTGGTGCACAAAAGCCATAACGAGACGCGAGTTTTTTACAACTTTGGAAGCGACGAAAAGCCCCAATGGAAGCTAGTCCACTGTCATAAGTCGCCAGTAGCTACCAAAGGCAGCTTGGAGGTGCTCAGAGGCTAG